ATATAACCAAATAGTTTCTAATATTACAAATAGAATGAATTCAGCTTCAAGCAAAGAACAAGAAGCTAAAAAAATATTAGAAGAAATAAACAATAAATTACAAACGTTAAAAAATAATCCTAATACGCACTATTTTGGAAATAAAAATGTAGTAGGTCGTTCAATTGATCAAAAGCCACATATTACATTTAATATTGCTATTTATGATGAAAATCAAAAACATGATTACTACATAACAAGTACAACTAATTATCGTTTCTTCTTAAAAGATGTTAGCAAAGATATTTATTAGAAATTTACTTGCACAATTTGTGCAAGTTTTTATTTATTTAAAATTAAGCTAAAATGGTATGTGAACCGGGACTGTAAAAAATTTTGTGTGATGTCCCATGAAGAATAATTTTTCTTCAAATTTTAAAAGCTTTGCTTCTTTAGTTTCAAAGAAGGTCTCTCCTTTAATTGAATAAAGGGGAGAGTGGAGAGGAATTAAGATTTCTTGCATAGCAAGATCTTTTTCCTATTTTAAAATTTTAATTTTAAAAATAAGATAATGTTTTTTAAGCATTATCTTATTTTGTTCCACAATACTATTAGGTGTTGACGCAAAGTCAATTCCTTTCTATTGAAAAATGGAGAGATTTTACACAAAATTCTAAGCAATTTCAATAATACTTTTTGTATGGAATAGTCATAATATTTTTTTAATTTAAATATTAAATGAACCCCCTTTTTTTTGAAAAAGGAATTTTGGGTTCAATATAATATTAAATATCATTAATTTATCAAATAAGTTTGCTGTATGTATTATTACTTGTTGCAGTAAAGATATTTGATCATTTATCTCAAATTGAAACTGTTTCAGAAGGCGATGATTTTTTCAAAATGTATTTCTCAGTGATTGTATATTCTGATTTTCAGTACATTTTATTTCATATGTAGTATGAAGCATCAAAGTTTCCTAGTGGGTTATCAAGAGTAAATTCAAAGATGTAATTTACTCATGAAATAGGAGCCCTGTTATGTTTTAATAAGAAATGAGCTGAAGAATGGTCTACTGTTCTTAAATATGAGAATAATTTATTAGAAAATGGCATATATCCAAATAGTGGGTTAGTACTATCATATTTTTCATCTGATTTTCCAAGAAATGATCTATAGTGAGGACCGTTGAATCCATTTATTATTTCTTCATCTGGATTTTGTTTACCTGGAGTTTTAAAAGTTTTATATGGTTTTTCTTTGCTATAAACTCAAACTCTATTTCTTAATGGATTATTTCCAATTGCGTAATGAGATTTGTTTTCTTCTCCGCTTCAACTTTCTCATCTTTCTTCATAATATCCATTGCTTGTTGGATTGTTGTATTTAATGAAATCAAAAGCATATTTTATTTTGTAAAGAGCATCATTTAAATTAACAAAATTGTCTTTAAAATCATTTTTAAGCATTATTTTAGAATCTGATATTTTTTTGATATTTAAAAGCATTTTTTCAGTTATTGTTTTCTCATATTCTATTAATTTGGCCAAAGTATATAGATCATCATGTCCACTTCAAATATCATCATGTATTGGTCCTGCATAATCAATATAAGATTTATTAGGATATTTTTGACTTATATATTTAACTGTTGGTTTACCCGGTTTACCAAGTTCTTGAACTTCAAAAATTGTATGTCAAGGGGCATAATGATCATTTTCAATTTGTTTACCTTGTTCGATTTCACTAGTAGTATTTCCTTTATCTACTCCATATCGGTGTCATGAATATTCGGCTCTAACTTTATCACCTTTAGAATTTCCTCAGCCTCCATTTGTGTTACCTTTTGAGTATCCTCTAGTATCTAAATCTGAAATATGGTCATATAGATGTTTTTTACCTAGAACTTTAGGTTTAGTTCAAATTTTTGATTTTTCATCTCAATTTACATTATTTTGTGAGTCAAATGTTGGTCTATACAATTTTGTTGGAGATCAGTATACATCACCATAATTGAATTTTTCATGTAATAAGTAAATTAGTTTGTTTAAGAAATATTCTCTTAAATCTTGAACAGCTAATAAATAATCTGTTTCATTTAAATAATTTTTAATTAAATCAATGTTTGTAAAATCAACACCACCATCAAGTTGTTGCAAAGCTTTTAAACCTTGACTATCTAATTTAGAAATTTGATTATTTTTAATTGCAATCATTTCATTTTTTGCAAAAACAAGTGAACTTTCTTGTTCTGAAGTTAATTTTGCTTTTTGTTCAGTTTTCGCTTTTTCTTTTACATATTCATTATAGTAATTAAGAACACCAAATCATTTTTTAACAAAGTTAACTTTATTGTCTTTATCAGCTTGAACAATACTAAAGTTTTCTGTAGAATTAACATTTTTATAAGCTTCAATTGCAGCATCAAAAATTTTGTTTTTATATTCATATACTTTAGAATCCACATTTGCTATTGCTGCTAATTTTGCATCCATTTCGTTGTATGATTCTAAGCAAAATTGAGCTTCATTTTCTAAGAAATTACTATAAAGTTTATCTTTTTCATTAATTGATGAAATAAAATTATTGATTAAATTAATTTTTTCAAATAGTCCTTTAAATTTTTCTTTGTCATTTTGAATTTCACTATTTTCAATTGAAGATATTTCTTTAGTTGATAAATTAGGTTTGTTATTATTAATATCTTCAATTATTTTTTTAACATCTTCGAATTGGTCTAATGTTTTTAAATTATCAGAAATTTTTGATAAGAAATCAGCAATTTTTGGATTCGCATTACTAATAAGTTTTGAAATTTCTTTAGGTTTCGAAGCAAAGTTATTGACTTTTTGTAAGTTTAAATCAGTTGCGTTTTTAATAATTTCAAATATTTTTAAATAATTAGTTTCATATTCTTTAAGATTTGAAATAATTTCAAAGAATGTTGAAATATTATTAATTTTGTTGTCAATATCAGAATCTAAATTAGCTTTTAATAAAGGATCTAGTTTAGTTTGTATATCAATTATTGATTTATAAGAAGTTTCAAATAAATTAAATCCATTTAATGTTGTTTTGTTTGCTTCTAATGCTAAATTAAATTCATTTAATCTTGATTTAATATTAACAAAGGCTTTTTTAAATCCATTTTTTATTGAATCTAATTCATTTTTGCTATTAACATATTCATTAATTAATTTGTTTCTGCCTTCAATATACTTATCTCATTTGAGAGAACTTAATTCAATTTTAGATTTTTGTACAAATTGATCAATAATTTGTTTTGAGTTATTTAGTTTAGCTAATTTAACTGTTGTTTCAATTGAATCGACATTTGAATTATAAGCATTTAAAAATTCTTTAATAACAGACTGAATAGAAGTTGTCAAATCATTTTCAACATTTAGAATAGCTTGAATTTTGTTAATAAATTCATCTAATTTTTCAAAAGAAATTTGATTTGAACTTTCAACAAATGAGTTAAATTCATTAAGACCATTAATAATAGGTGTTAATGATTTGTTGCTTAAGTCTAGAATTTGAGATTTATTAAATAATTTTGTATTTTCAATTGTTTTAACAAAAGTATTAACATAACGATTTATATATTCCTTCGTATTTCCATATGATTGTTCTAATGTTTTACATGCCTTAATAATATCTTCTATAATAACGCTTCTATTTACTAAAACACCGCCATTTTCTAAAATAACGTCATAATTATTAGAGTCAAATCTTGATAATAAAATCTTTTTAACAGCATTAATAGGATTTAAAATTGGAGAATTATTACTTGCAATAGTATTAGCATCTTCTATTTTTGCTGATAATTCTTCTATTTTATCTATGTTTGACATGAATTTTTTAATTAAACCATCTTTTTTAACATATTTTTTAATAATTTTGTCATTTCAAACATGAAAATCGGATTTAATAAAATCTGCTGCCTTATCAATCATTTCAGTTGAAATGTTAGGTTTTATGTTGCTTGAAAGTGCTTCTTCTTCAATTTTACTTAAAGTGTTTTGATATTCCTTAATTTTAAGTTCTAAAGAATTTAATTCACTTTTACTATTAGCATCAACAAATTTTTCATCTGCAGTTTTTAAAGTTAATAAATCATTACTACGAACAACAAAATCTTGGATTGATTTTTTGATATTTTCATATTCGCTTTGATTAATAACTTGTTTTGTTCTTTCTATCATTTCTGGTAAAAGATTTTGAATTATTTTCTTTTCATTACTGTGTTTAACAGCTCTTATATAACTTTTGTTACCAAAGTGGTGACCAATATGATATGAAGAGTGTTGATCAATAATTCCTTGTAAATCTTTAATAAGTTTTTCATTTGAGTCAATTTGAGTTTGGCACAAACTTAGTTCATTTCAAAGACTTGAAAGTCATGCTTGATTTTCATATTTCTTTCAAATTTCTTTTAATTTGTTGTCTTTTTCTTTTAATTTTTGATTTGATTCTTTAAGGTATTTTATATTGTTTTCAATTCACAATTTTTCTTTTTTATAGTTTGAATGGTCAACTGCATAACCAATTAAAGTACCAGCTGATACTGCACCAACAATTCCGGCAGAAATACCCATTGTTAAAGCTACAATTTTTTTTGTGCTATTTTTCATAGTTGTCTCCTTATATTTAACATAAAAAAATTAAATTTTCCGGACATAAGGAAAATTATGTCTTTATATTAAAATATTTATTAGACATTTTTGGAGGTCAAAAAACATGAAAAAGAATAATAATTTTCTTGATATTTTTTTGAATAATATTTACTCAATGGTTCAAAAAAACCAAAGAAGTTATCAAACTTTTAAACAATATAAAAGGTATTTATCATCCTTAAAAAATTGAAACAATGCGAAGCAATTAATTGTAAGGATGAATCGTGAATTAGCAAATAATAAAATTTCAAATAATACTAAATTAACTAAAAGAAACATATTTTCTTCTTTTTTAAATTGATTTTGCAAAATCACTAATACAAATATGGATGTTAAAAATGAACTTCTATATATAAAAGAAGAAAAAGGCAAAAGACAAGCTATACCTGAAAAGGAATTAATTAAACTTGTTGAAGAATTAAAAAGCTACAAAAACACCAAATTTAGTATCATTTTTCGTATTTTTCTTTCAACTGGTATTAGAGTTGGAGAATATAAAGAATTTATTAAAAACATTGATAAATTAGAAAAAGAGAATTGAAGTTTTATTATTAAAACATTAAAAAACAACAATCCTAGATACTTTAGGATTCCATCAAAATTAGAGATGCCTTTAATAGGTAATCTTAGAGAAGATATATTAGAAAATATAGATAAATTACGTATTTCTGAAAAATCAATTAAAAATATGTTTTATCTTTTTAAAAAACATATTAGTGAAAAATATCCTGATTTTAAATATAAAATCTCGGCTCACGTCTTAAGACATAATTATGCAACTAAAGCTTTTTATAATTTAAAAAATAATGATTTAGTAGCCAAATTATTAGGACACACAAATTCAA
The Mycoplasmopsis fermentans PG18 DNA segment above includes these coding regions:
- a CDS encoding site-specific integrase produces the protein MNRELANNKISNNTKLTKRNIFSSFLNWFCKITNTNMDVKNELLYIKEEKGKRQAIPEKELIKLVEELKSYKNTKFSIIFRIFLSTGIRVGEYKEFIKNIDKLEKENWSFIIKTLKNNNPRYFRIPSKLEMPLIGNLREDILENIDKLRISEKSIKNMFYLFKKHISEKYPDFKYKISAHVLRHNYATKAFYNLKNNDLVAKLLGHTNSNITQKTYIDYDKSIMDEYAILAIQDQKIGLNSMQLLNINNNLELTIIKLEKENCSLKEEIEMLKNKIKKLKK